One window from the genome of Campylobacter concisus encodes:
- the gap gene encoding type I glyceraldehyde-3-phosphate dehydrogenase has protein sequence MSVKVAINGFGRIGRCAARIILERDDVELVAINDTATRDMTRYLLKYDSVHGEFKQDVKVISDDFIEVNGKKIRVFSTRDLNELSYADYGADVVLECTGKFLTTEKCEPYLARGIKKVVMSAPAKDDTATFVVGVNDDKYAGEAIVSNASCTTNGLAPVAKVLNDKFGIVKGLMTTIHAYTNGQSLVDVKAKDFRRSRAAALNIGPTTTGAAKAIAKVLPELNGKMHGQSVRVPVANVSMVDLTAVLKRPASKEEINEAFRAAAESNLKGILFVDDDYRVSSDFCTSAYSSIVASDTTQVIADDMVKVFAWYDNEWGYSTRLVDLAKIVATK, from the coding sequence ATGTCAGTTAAAGTAGCAATAAACGGCTTCGGGCGTATCGGCAGGTGCGCTGCTCGTATTATTTTAGAGCGAGACGACGTTGAGCTTGTTGCCATCAACGATACGGCGACGCGCGACATGACGCGCTATCTGCTCAAATACGACAGCGTGCATGGCGAATTTAAGCAAGACGTTAAGGTGATAAGCGACGATTTTATAGAAGTAAATGGCAAAAAGATAAGAGTTTTTTCAACAAGGGATCTAAACGAGCTTAGCTACGCAGACTACGGTGCAGACGTGGTTTTAGAGTGTACGGGTAAGTTTTTGACCACTGAAAAGTGCGAGCCGTATCTAGCTCGAGGCATCAAAAAAGTCGTTATGAGCGCTCCGGCAAAAGACGACACGGCGACGTTCGTAGTCGGCGTAAACGACGATAAATACGCAGGCGAAGCGATCGTCTCAAACGCAAGCTGCACCACAAACGGCCTAGCTCCAGTGGCAAAGGTGCTAAACGATAAATTTGGCATCGTAAAAGGACTCATGACCACGATCCACGCCTACACCAACGGTCAGAGTCTAGTAGATGTAAAGGCTAAAGACTTCCGCCGCTCGCGTGCTGCAGCCCTAAATATCGGACCTACGACCACCGGAGCCGCAAAGGCGATCGCAAAAGTACTTCCCGAGCTAAACGGCAAGATGCACGGACAAAGCGTGCGCGTACCAGTAGCAAACGTCTCTATGGTAGATTTAACGGCGGTTTTAAAAAGACCTGCTAGCAAAGAGGAGATAAACGAGGCGTTTAGAGCGGCTGCTGAGTCAAATTTAAAGGGAATTTTATTCGTCGATGACGATTATAGGGTTAGCAGCGACTTTTGCACGAGCGCATACAGCAGCATCGTGGCGAGCGACACTACGCAGGTCATAGCTGATGATATGGTGAAGGTCTTTGCATGGTACGACAACGAGTGGGGCTACTCGACAAGGCTTGTAGACCTAGCTAAGATCGTGGCTACGAAGTAA
- the nadD gene encoding nicotinate (nicotinamide) nucleotide adenylyltransferase, translating into MKLALFGGSFDPVHLGHDSIVKMALSSLDIDKLIIMPTFISPFKSEFSAPPELRLKWIREIWGGLEKVEISDYEINLARPVPTIETVKYLYEKFKIEKFYLIIGADHLATLNKWHGYEELKNLVQFVIAKRNHIEIPRNLQKMDVHVDVSSSQIRHQKGLDELPSEIKDEIINFYQGLKMQERSMQERTESIVKVLDSKKAEEIQVFDMSGDDYFVKAVVIATTLGERHAYSLSEDLKEELKPLGEKFIGTESSPDWIVMDLGDILIHLLSPAYRAKYNIEEFLQKLKTSKES; encoded by the coding sequence ATGAAGTTAGCACTTTTTGGCGGGAGCTTTGATCCGGTTCATTTAGGACACGATAGCATTGTGAAAATGGCACTAAGTAGCCTAGATATCGACAAGCTCATCATCATGCCAACTTTTATAAGTCCCTTTAAGAGCGAATTTTCAGCTCCACCAGAGCTTCGCCTAAAGTGGATAAGAGAAATTTGGGGCGGCCTAGAGAAGGTCGAGATTTCTGACTATGAGATAAATTTAGCTCGCCCGGTGCCTACCATAGAGACGGTTAAGTATTTGTATGAGAAATTCAAGATAGAAAAATTTTATCTCATAATAGGCGCGGACCACCTAGCCACACTTAATAAATGGCACGGGTACGAGGAGCTAAAAAATTTAGTGCAGTTTGTGATCGCCAAGCGCAATCACATAGAAATTCCACGTAATTTACAAAAAATGGACGTACACGTGGATGTTAGCTCATCGCAGATCAGGCACCAAAAGGGGCTTGATGAGCTGCCTAGCGAGATAAAAGATGAAATTATAAATTTTTACCAAGGATTAAAGATGCAAGAGAGATCGATGCAAGAGCGCACCGAAAGTATAGTTAAGGTTTTAGACTCAAAAAAGGCTGAAGAGATACAAGTATTTGATATGAGTGGAGATGATTATTTCGTAAAAGCCGTAGTTATCGCTACAACGCTTGGTGAGAGGCATGCTTACTCACTGAGCGAGGATCTAAAAGAGGAGCTTAAACCTCTTGGAGAAAAATTTATAGGGACTGAGAGCTCGCCTGATTGGATCGTGATGGACCTTGGAGACATTTTGATACATCTTTTAAGTCCAGCTTACAGAGCAAAATACAACATCGAAGAGTTTTTGCAAAAACTAAAAACTAGTAAAGAGTCTTAA